One genomic window of Candidatus Beckwithbacteria bacterium includes the following:
- a CDS encoding NERD domain-containing protein has protein sequence MADNSNSYTFREYKRNKKIFWIIHLIIGITYLWLLYLFLVMLQKTNYSLIGLVISSVIFIFAIKFVQKMDRQNRQDVRRNYNTWGKGAGAELIEEKILELLPQEYLIVKDFNTGHGNIDFIVIGPNGIFAIEVKSENGLVSFVNEKLLVKNAIPVKNYLQQTFAEKMWLSDYVYKHLGKRYDVTGLLEFPNGKIDKQTIHGKINDIWIGGRGFHKYVINKSSIKLNSEEIEAIHKFLTTSKATESIVSQT, from the coding sequence ATGGCTGACAATTCTAATTCCTATACATTCAGGGAATATAAAAGAAATAAAAAAATATTTTGGATCATTCATTTGATCATTGGTATTACTTACCTATGGTTACTTTATTTATTTCTCGTAATGTTACAGAAAACAAATTATTCATTGATTGGATTGGTAATATCATCAGTTATTTTTATATTTGCCATAAAGTTTGTCCAAAAAATGGATAGACAAAACAGACAGGATGTAAGAAGAAACTACAACACATGGGGAAAGGGAGCTGGAGCTGAGTTGATAGAAGAAAAAATACTGGAACTACTACCCCAAGAATATCTCATCGTCAAAGATTTTAATACCGGACACGGAAATATTGATTTTATTGTCATTGGACCGAATGGAATTTTTGCGATAGAAGTTAAATCAGAAAATGGTCTGGTGAGTTTTGTAAACGAAAAACTTCTTGTTAAAAACGCTATTCCCGTAAAGAACTATCTGCAACAAACATTTGCAGAAAAAATGTGGCTATCAGATTACGTATATAAACATCTTGGAAAAAGATATGACGTGACTGGTTTATTAGAATTTCCTAACGGAAAAATCGATAAACAAACCATTCACGGAAAAATTAATGACATATGGATTGGAGGAAGAGGATTTCATAAGTATGTCATCAACAAATCATCTATCAAGCTAAATTCAGAAGAAATCGAAGCTATTCATAAGTTTTTAACAACATCGAAAGCCACTGAAAGCATAGTTTCACAAACATAA
- a CDS encoding M48 family metallopeptidase yields MYLKEEINIYLQDQKTCWGSCSKKKNLNFNWRIVLLPDHLADYIVIHELCHLKEFSHSRRYRNLMASVLPNYQELITELKTSGLSLV; encoded by the coding sequence TTGTACTTAAAGGAAGAAATTAATATATACCTTCAAGACCAAAAGACTTGTTGGGGTAGTTGCTCAAAAAAGAAGAACCTTAACTTTAACTGGCGAATTGTTTTACTGCCCGACCATTTGGCTGATTACATTGTCATTCACGAACTGTGTCACCTGAAGGAGTTTAGTCACTCTCGAAGATACCGGAACTTAATGGCAAGTGTGCTGCCTAACTATCAAGAGCTTATCACAGAATTAAAAACCAGTGGTTTATCGTTAGTATAA